The DNA region CAGAATGGGAACAATTCAACTACACCTGCTGCTGAAAATAGGATGTTAACATGATTATGAATAGCGTGGACTTGGCGAGTAGCTGATTAACTCCAAGTTGAAGTTTTAACCATTTTGGTGAAGCAGGCTGACTTTTGAATTTTAGTGGGTACAATCTGTTTTATAATGTTTCAACTCTGGGAGAACACAGAATTTTTATAGCTGATAACAAAATTTCtctagttttttaattatttatttgtaacttgGACAGCACAACTGCTCCCCAAGTCTACAAGGAAGACTTCATATGTTACCCAAATATCAGTTGGGTGCACCAGTCCAGTCAAATGCCAAATCAGAAGCATCCTCAATTGAGAAATTTCGAATGTTCTCATTTGATCTTATTCATCGAGATGGCCTCAAAATGGAAAATGGGTCCACAAATTTATACTAACCTTTTGTGGTAGATACGATTTTACTGAAAGTTGAAAGCTCCAAATTTGACTTTCACATGGCATGCTTTGGCTGTGTAGTGTCTCACATTCACATTTGCCACGCTATGTGGGTCTATTAGCACCTCTTCAAGGAAGTTTTAGTAagataagtgaaaaaatatacccacaaaaaaataacaaataaataatgaagaaaAGGTTGGCATGCATTAAAAGCATAATGGACTTTGATTGACACATAATTCAGGCATAAGTTTCAGCATTGATTCATTTTTCATGCTGGTAGAAACGGTGAACATGGACATGAAGCAGTTGAGCTCGCACGTTTTGGGACGAAGATAATGTTGAATTTTAACCAAATCCAGCCCAAATACTTGAACGAAAGTAAAGCCTTGATGTTGAATTTTTATCTTATCGACAAAAAGCATGCACAGTTTAGCtcattttattcaaacttgtgtCGAGATTTCAAAAGGGTCACATGGCATAGATCAATGACAATTCATTGGCTGAACATCTTCACGGGTACAAAACTTGGTCCCCAAAGGTTTTGTCTTTGTTCTATTAGTTTATGCAAATTATTGATTGATTAAGCAAGCAATTATGGactcatttttgttttaaattgccttttttatttcagtttctttttctgCAGGAATGGAGATAGATACCTCAAACCCTCTTTGTAGAAAGGAGGAATCTTAAAGGGATGGCTTAGATTTTGAGAACAAAAATTGGTTCTCCGCTGTCCACTTTTCCATGTGCATCTAAAGGAGCTTCCTTTGGTTATTAAAACacacaaagaaaaagaaactgatttgagaatattaaaattttttagttgttgGTTTGCCATAAAACACAGAAGATCATATCAACCCAACAAACAAACTATTTAAAATCTAAAGCAAACAAAGAAACTCCATGCTTTCTTTCcaatgggaaaaaaaaagaagcatatTGTGGTAATGGTGCAACGTTTAGTTTCTGAGAAAATTGCGCCTTCCTAAGTTTACTGTCTGATGCTGACATAAAGCAACAACCAAAGAAAGCATTATGGGAGTTTACATtcgataaaaagaaaatgaacagTAATAACCACTAGGCTTCCACCAGCCATCTTAAGTCACATGCTTTTCTTTGGATATCTCTGCTACTCATCAAGCTATGCACATTTGCAAATATTCTTCCCATTTATGGGTCAAATCTGAAACTAAATACAAGTTTTCTTAAAAAGCCGATTCTCATCAGGAATTTTTTATGACTAAATGGGTTGAAGCCACCAGGCACTTGCTCTTTAGTTAAAAACCAATCACCACATGAAGCAAGAAGCCAAACACTCAGGGAACAAGAAAGGGAGGAGGAGGAAAGGCCATGGCAAATATTTGGAACATTTAATCTATTCTTTCTTTAGTCCTCGCCCAAAGGATTTCAGTGAAGCGCATAAATTGGCAGAGGACAAAAAATATAAGcaatatgcataaaaaataatcagTTCCTTAATAACCAACAATGATGAATATAATAACtggttaaacttaaaattttaattcatcttgaaaaaatatttgcttATAACAGAAAACATGTATATTATAaacaatcacataaaatttgCTACCCTACTCGGTCAATAAGTAGTTATTTTCTACTTCTAGCTAGCCCTGCTGTTCTTTCCAGGATCCTTTGCTGTATACCAAAACCGGGGAAGAAGCTCCATATCAGTTCTTCTCTACATTTTACGCTTATAGACAAAGTTAAATGCCATTCTTGAGCTACCACTGCTACCCAACTGATGATAATGGCTGTAAAGAGTTGGATTCACAGGAAAATGCAGCAATCAACTTCTCTTTCGTCAGCTGCTCGGATCCTTGAGATTTGATTACAAATGTGTGAAACACAGTATCATTTGCAGTAGCAAGTTTTGACTCAACAATTGTGATCTGTGCCTCTTTAAACGCTTGGATGACTCTCGAAACAGGGTGTGAATCCAAAGGACAGCTTACTCTCACAATAACCTCATCATGAGCAACCTGAATATCAATGTCGGGAGCTTGCTGCAGACTTTCTGCGTTTGGGTTAGATTCCAAAGCAGACAAATCTCTGGAAGTGCTACCCCTCTCTGCTTCCATGACTTTTAACTTTTCCTGTAGCTCATTAATATAAGCAATGGCATCACCCAACAAGGAAGCTTTATCCATCTTGGATATGTTAGGTACTACAGCTCGTAATGCATAGAACCGCTGGTTCAGCTTCTCACGCCGTTGCCTCTCCGCCTCCACGTGATTGAGTGGTTCTTCTCTTCCATTTGCAGGCTTTCTGCCCCTCTTCCGAGGCCTTCTGTCTTCGGCTACACAAGGCCGCTCATCCTTACAAGAGGCTTCAACATCTGAATGCTCAGATTCCCCACTTTGTGGTCTACCAATCACAGCAGGCCTAGAAGTAGCCCCTGAAAAATCAATTTGCACTGGCACAGGCTTTTGAGATGGGTAGTGATTAACTCGAAAATCTTCCCTAACACCATTATTCACAAGCTCCTGCAAATTATTAGCTGTAGTGTGAGAGCCATAAATTTCAGTTGGGCTCCCTTGTTTCACACCTTGAACATTTCCCCAGCTGAAACCATGAACACCATTCTGAGCACTCGAAAAGGCATTCCTATTTCCATTGGCATAAGCTTCCCATGATGGTCTCTCTTCCATCTTTCTAACAGCAAGTTTCTCTCTGCTAAAATGGGCAGGCACGTGGCTTGTGGTGGTCAAATCTTGGccaaaaattttttgaactCCCTCCACTCTCTCCAAAATCCCCAAATTCGAAAACCCTTCACTCTCATCTTTCTTCTCACTAGTAACGGGTAGCAATGCAGCTATTGGCTTAACCCTTATCATAGAAGAATTGGCAGAGAACGTGGCCCTTATTGACTGCACCAATTCCAGACTTTCAGGTACAGATCTAACAGACCCCAATTCAACAACCCCGACATCAGTTGAAACCAAAACAATGGTCTGAATTCCAGCAGACCTTGCAAGAAATGACCTAACACAGTAATCAGAACCCAATTTCATAGCATCCAACAACCAGACATGCTTTCCAGACGCAAAACACTTGCCTGGGCCACCTTCTCCACGAGGAAAAGAGAAATACATAGATGCTAGAAAGAACATCTCTGTATCAGTAACCCTGTCCAAtcctaataaataattatcctCATCCAATCCACCAAACGAGGTGTGCAGCTTTTGCAAAACCCTTTTTCTCATCCTCTGTTGAGTCTCATCTTCAAGCCTAATATAAAGAAGACGTGTAACTTCAGATTCTTCGCCTTCTTTTGGCTCTCTACAAGATCCATCACCCCACCCCAAAACCCAATCACCAGACTTGGACCGCGAAATTTGCCAAAATATGGCGTAGTTCCAGCTAAAATTTGATGCGTTCGGTTGGTCCACGAGATCAGACAGCTTGTTTTGTAGATTCTCATCACTGCCAATGGCCATTAAGAGATTCTCATTTGAAATAGAGcttgatattaaataatctaaagCTTTTGTGCCAAGAACGGCAGCTATCATGGCCTTGTCTTCATCATTCCACAAACGGCCGCCcatattaaactcaaatttcatatctaaactcctaaaaattcaattttttaaaagtttaagtaTCCAGATCAAGTCGATTATCTAAAACccgaaagaaaaaaaaatctaatataaacTTGAACTAAATGCACTCGAAAATTTCAGAAAACCCATATGGCTCAATTACATGAGAGCATGCGCTTACGATTTCAGATCTCACAAGCTCAAAAGCTTAAGTAATAAAGaaaacccataaaaaaaaaataagctaggattaatccaaaaaaaaaaaattcatacacACCGGTGGTTAAACGAAAGAATTTGTTATCATTTGAAGTAAGGCAGCGGAGTGAGAGTCTCGAGAGCTGTAAAATTTTCAGGAGAAAGTAACAACTTTAATTAGGGAATAAAATTTCCCACAAAACAAAggaacaaagaaacaaaaatcctttcaattttctattttgtgtgtaacaaatgaaagagagaagaagCTGAGAAGGTGAAGCTAAAGAGAGAAATGGGAGTCCGTTGTATGTGTTCTCTAAATCCTAACAGTGTAGGAACTGCATAAGCGGACCTTAGTTAAGTAGACGTTAAGGTTAAAGAGTAACCATGGTTAGTGTGTTGGGTTAATAATGGTTGGAGGTTGAGGGGTAGTCGGCAAGACAAAGTTTTTTGCTTGTTTTCTATTTCTAGTCTAAGTTATGGTGTATCCACACAAATATATctgtaatatttcaaaaatttaaaaatttatttataaactaatttttattaaaatttttttattaaatataaaaataaaatcattattttactgttaaactcttaaatcctaaaaatttatattattttttctattaatttagaaaacaattttc from Mangifera indica cultivar Alphonso chromosome 8, CATAS_Mindica_2.1, whole genome shotgun sequence includes:
- the LOC123223885 gene encoding transcription factor MTB1-like isoform X1, which encodes MKFEFNMGGRLWNDEDKAMIAAVLGTKALDYLISSSISNENLLMAIGSDENLQNKLSDLVDQPNASNFSWNYAIFWQISRSKSGDWVLGWGDGSCREPKEGEESEVTRLLYIRLEDETQQRMRKRVLQKLHTSFGGLDEDNYLLGLDRVTDTEMFFLASMYFSFPRGEGGPGKCFASGKHVWLLDAMKLGSDYCVRSFLARSAGIQTIVLVSTDVGVVELGSVRSVPESLELVQSIRATFSANSSMIRVKPIAALLPVTSEKKDESEGFSNLGILERVEGVQKIFGQDLTTTSHVPAHFSREKLAVRKMEERPSWEAYANGNRNAFSSAQNGVHGFSWGNVQGVKQGSPTEIYGSHTTANNLQELVNNGVREDFRVNHYPSQKPVPVQIDFSGATSRPAVIGRPQSGESEHSDVEASCKDERPCVAEDRRPRKRGRKPANGREEPLNHVEAERQRREKLNQRFYALRAVVPNISKMDKASLLGDAIAYINELQEKLKVMEAERGSTSRDLSALESNPNAESLQQAPDIDIQVAHDEVIVRVSCPLDSHPVSRVIQAFKEAQITIVESKLATANDTVFHTFVIKSQGSEQLTKEKLIAAFSCESNSLQPLSSVG
- the LOC123223885 gene encoding transcription factor MTB1-like isoform X2; this translates as MRKRVLQKLHTSFGGLDEDNYLLGLDRVTDTEMFFLASMYFSFPRGEGGPGKCFASGKHVWLLDAMKLGSDYCVRSFLARSAGIQTIVLVSTDVGVVELGSVRSVPESLELVQSIRATFSANSSMIRVKPIAALLPVTSEKKDESEGFSNLGILERVEGVQKIFGQDLTTTSHVPAHFSREKLAVRKMEERPSWEAYANGNRNAFSSAQNGVHGFSWGNVQGVKQGSPTEIYGSHTTANNLQELVNNGVREDFRVNHYPSQKPVPVQIDFSGATSRPAVIGRPQSGESEHSDVEASCKDERPCVAEDRRPRKRGRKPANGREEPLNHVEAERQRREKLNQRFYALRAVVPNISKMDKASLLGDAIAYINELQEKLKVMEAERGSTSRDLSALESNPNAESLQQAPDIDIQVAHDEVIVRVSCPLDSHPVSRVIQAFKEAQITIVESKLATANDTVFHTFVIKSQGSEQLTKEKLIAAFSCESNSLQPLSSVG